atcactaattCTCGCTACACAATAATTATTAGGCTACCATTTAGCCATCACTCATTCACTAGCCAACCATGCTACCATTTAACCATCGCTCATTCACTAGCCAACCATTATACCATTTAGCCATCGCTCATTCACTAGCCAACCATACTACCATTTAACCATCGCTCATTCACTAGCCAACCATGCTACCATTTAGCCATCGCTCATTCAATAGCAAACCATGCTACCATTTAGCAAATCGCTCAATGGTACTCTACTTATTCTGCCTATTGATCAGGTACTAGATTAGGTAGCTAGTTGATGTCATTTTTCATGCCTACACCACACACAAATAAATACCTATTTTTGTAATGCTAATGTAtcgttatttatttaatttatagtGTTACGAAGAGTTGGGTGTCTAAAGTATTTTTTTATGCTTTTCCCCCAGGTTGAGGAGGAGCTGTGGGAGGAGGAGTTCATTGAGCAGTGTTTCCAGGAGAtgttagaggaagaggagaacgaatggttcatcccagccagagatCTCCCTCCAACCCTCGGTCAGCTCCAGGACCAACTAAACCTACTGGTCCTCAGTGACACAGGCATCGTACACAGCCTGGCGGTAAATGTTTCAGAGTGGTTTTGTTTGTCCAGATTTGATGAAAGTTAAGTCTGAGGAAAGTAGCCATTTTAGTTGGCCTAGTCCTAGTTTCGCGTTAGCCTCGTAAATACCAGACTGATTACCACTGCGTGTAGGGAACCATTCATGTAAGCGTGCAGGATCAATCGGCTCGCCAGGCTAGTTTCGTGTGGCCATCCTTCCAAATCTGTTCTCATCAACTGGTGAAAAGCCTGTGTTTCtgaggctttaaaaaaaaatatatatatatatatatatttttaacctttatttaactaggcaagtcagttaagaacaaattcttatttacaatgacggcctatcccggccaaacccggatgacactgggccgaTTGTGGCCGCCCTgtagggactcccaatcacggccggatgtaatACAGACTGAGGCTAGCCTAGGTCCCAGATATATATATGTGCTATCTTGTTctagtttcaagttttattagtcgtatgtacgggatacacaaGGGATACaccgtccaatgaaatgcttacttgcaggttccttgtcGACAATGCaccaacaataagaaataataaaagataagaatacGAACAGAatgtaaatggctcagtagaatagaataaacattttaacaTAAGTATAAAGTGTGATTTTTGTCAAGATGGCTCAGGCTGGAACATACTGTACAAATAGTCGGCCTATGACATCTCCATTTGTTTGGTTTGAATAATCTCTGTAAGCTTTGATTACATTTTCCCTCATGTTTTTTTCTCTTTAGATTAACAGCAATTTGAACCCTGAAGCACAAGAATTCGTACCAGGATTGAAGCACTGAGACTAGTCCTCTGATGAAGAAGTCATCTGTCCACACTGAAGCCGGCGTAGGAAGATCTGTTTGAGTTTTGTTAATCTGTTGCACTTAATGTGTTGCCAAAGTTTTCCAGCTAGCCCTGCATGTTTAACGTTTTGAATAATGTTGTGTATATAAATCATATGTTTTTTGTAACTCTTCTGCATGTAAAAACAGGGTAGGAGCCAGAAGACCATGTACTTTTATTTCCTTTTTGAATAATATAGGCCTATGTAGTTCTAACATACCTGCCCCATCAAATAATAATTTTCTGTTCAATCAAAATTAGTGGTTCATTTAAAAATCAAAAGACATTTTTCATTAGATCTTGGTTTGCATTATGAATTCCTTTTATTGAAATGCAGATTCTAAATAGTCCGTGTGGCCATTTGAtttattgttcagcagtcttatggcttgtgggtgaaagctgttaaggagtcttttATTTTCATTGCTCCTCTACTTCCTGCCATTATCGTCCAGGTGCTTGATATCCTACTGCCATGCAGATGTtgactttagattttttttaaatgcacatAAAATGGAAAACTGCTGTATAAAAATGTACCAAAAGTATTGCACAAATatacaacaaaaaaacatatatatatttttttaagtatttgaaaataaatattgATGGACTCTATATTTGTGATTTCACCAAAAAATAAACATGGGTGCCTCATAAATGTATACTCTTGAATACCCTGTTTTCATATAGTAAACAAACCGCAATCGACTTTGTACAAAAATATTGTAGTTTACCTTTCACTTCCGGTTCCGGTTTAGACGCCTGTGAAGCGCGCTAGCTACAGGTTACGGTAAGACACAATGACCAAAAGTTGCACAACGATATTTATGTCAAGTCTTTATATCTATTCACTAATTATCTTCATCTTTCAAAAAATTGCTGGTTTGTTTGATGGCTAGTTATCGAGCTAACGCGAGAGGAAGTTAGCTTGCTTACGTCAACGTTAGCTTTGCTAGTTCAGCCAGTGTCAGTTTCGTTTTTGTAAATTTATGCTATTTATAACTTTTTGGTATTTCGATGGTCTACCATATCTATCTATGTCATTTTTATCACTTGCATGAGCAACCCTTTCAGGCCTATGGTTTGGCTCCATGTCAGAACTAACTAACGTTCAGCCAGCATTTGCCAGTGACGTTAGCTAGATCTGCATGACGGTTCGGGCTAGGCCTGCTGGTTATCGCCAGCATGTCACACCTACAAGGAATCAGCTAAAGTCAAGATAGGTCCCGCCCCCAAGTTTCCTGATATTAAATCCATATTCCCCTAGATTGCTTCTTTGATCCCTCATCTCTTCACTGGCAACTTTCTCTACAGAGATTCGATACGTTTACGTTCCAGCATGTCTCACAACTACTCCTACAGACGACCACCACCAGCTAAAGATCTAAGAGCCAGCGCTTTCGACTCTCCAGATCACCTGCACCCTGGAGACCACAGTCACAATGTTTACAGATCGTCCCAGGAGGCTCCGTCTCATTCCACAATACCATCCTACCCATCCTCCTCATCCAGAGCCTCCGCTGCCACAGAGTCCCCTTACTCCTTCTCAATAAGCCAGTCAGACCCTTACTCCTCCCTAAGCCGGTCAGACCCTTACTCTTCCTCTCTAAGCCGGTCAGATCAAACTCTGACCCTCCTGAGCAGCTGTGGGCTTGAGCCCAAAGACTTGTCTCTACTAGCCGAGATGCCTGAGGAGCTCATCACTGTGGAGAACCTACCACGTCTGCTCCTGGAGATCAGAAAGAAGAGGGCGACACAGCAGCCACCATATCCAGCTATGACCTCTTACCCCCCTGCTGCCACATCTCGCCCCCCCACTGCTACCCCTCCTCCAGGCCGTGCGTGGGAGCAGCCTGACCAGAGTCGTTCTCAGCCATTAGACTACCCCCACCCCGCTCTTCCGCCTTCCCAACTCCTTCCCACAGAACAGGCTGAGCCCTGGCAACTAGATCGTCATGGCAACCCGATGCAGTACACACGCTCTCGCCTGGAACCTGTGCCTGTCCGAGTTGTGGACTACCACTATGGTAAAGAAACTCCCAGAAGTTACCAAACTCCTAGGTCCACTTACAACACGGCCCAAGGAGGAAGCAGCAACACCTGGAAACCCCCCAACTCATCCCAACCAGCAGTAGATTACAGGTACCCACCacctacagactacagaccacgcCCAGACCAAGATGTCCCAGTTGTCACAATCAAGATGGCCACCTCTGGCAAAACTCCCACCAAGAAGGCTGCTCTTGACTTCCACGGAGAAATCCCCCAAACGTTTCCTTATTCGTGCTCTCTCTGCGATATTACTGTGCTCTCTGAAAAGGTAAGTAGCTTACTCCTCTTATTTCTGTTGAATCtgcattattacatttacatttaagtcatttagcagacgctcttatccagagcgacttacaaattggtgcattcatcttaaaacatccagtggaacagccactttacaatagtgcatctaaatcttttaagagggggggggggtgagaaggattactttatcctatcctaggtattccttaaagaggtggggtttcaggtgtctccggaaggccACACACACATTATCTGGGTCTCAGGTAGGTTCATGTGTGTGTGAAAGGGTCAAAAGTGTATGAATCTTAAGCCTATTTGTGCCACTAATAATATACAGTTACTGCTACGTATGTTAGAAGACAGCCTATGCATTATCTTAAATATGAACAATCAgtgagattttttgttgttgtgtcctttttgttgttgttgcagttctGGTTCACACACGTCAATGGAACTCAACATGCAGACGGACAGCTCACACTTCTTCAAATGTGAGTAATCACATACTCAATGTGTTTTCCAGTTCTCCACTCAACAGCAtgacacaagcattttgctatatctgctaaatatgtgtatgtgaccaatacatttgatgaCGTTTCAAACTCTTACTGTCATTATTGATATTGTAATAGGCCTAGCTTAAATCCATTTAAGTTCCTAAGTTGTCcagctttttaaaaatatattttttaaatcattctATCTCTTCGTCTTGGGCCTATGTTTTTAGGTATCCTGAATGGGATTGCCGGATGCAGACCGCCAGAAGGTAAGagcatatctctctgtctgtgtgtgtgtgtgggcttggTATTAATGTAGAATCGATCCTAACTACAGGCCTTTCAATCCCTTCAGTGGTGAcgaccacacagacagaccaaggGTTGAAGAGAAGACTGCTGGACCTTCCCATAGGTCTATTAACTACTTAGGTAAACTAACTGCATTAGCTTGCCTATAcataatacagtgccttcagaaagtattcataccccttgacttattctacattttgttgtgttacagcctgaattcaaaatggattaaatatattttgttctctctcgcccatctacacacagtaccccatagtgacgaagtaaaaacatgttttttgaaattgttgcaaatgtattgaaaatgaaatacataagtattcacacccctgagtcaatgcatgttagaatcacatttgtcagtgattacagctgttagtctttctgggtaagtctcgagGAGCTTAGCACACCTGAATTGTAcactatttgcacattattatatttttaaattcttcattctctgtcaagttggttgttgatcattgcaaaACAGCCATTtaagttttgccatagattttcaagctgatttaagtaaACTATAactgggccactcaggaacattcaatgtcatcttggtaagcaactccagtgtatatttggccttgagttgtaggttattgtcttcTGAAAggtgaaccaggttttcctataggattttgcctgtgctttgctatattctgtttctttttatcctaaaaaactccctagtactTGTCGATGAcgaacatacccataacatgatgcagccaccaccatgcttgaaaatattaaGAGTGTTACTCAGTGAGGTCTTgtgttcaggacataaagttattTTTTtgtagaggggttgggttaaatgcggaagacacatttcagttgaaggcattcagttgtacaactgactaggtatcccctttagtATTGTGgcttaactacaatgttgttgatccttagttttctcctgttacagccattaaactctgtaactgttttaaagttaccattctcctcatggtgaaatccctgagtggtttccttcctctacggaaactgagttaggaaggacacctgtaacTTTGTAGTGGCTAGGTGTATTGatggatacaccatccaaagtgtaattaataacttctccATGCATGCTCAAAgcgatattcaatgtctgctttattttatatttacccatctaccaatacgtgtccttctttgtgaggcattggaaaacctccctggtctttgcggttgaatctgtgtttgaaattcactgcttgactgagggaccttacagatcattttgtgtgtagggtacagagatgaggtagtcattcaaaaattatATTAAACGCTACTATTGGACACAGAATGAGTCCTTGCAACTTGTGacttataaaatacatttttaatcctgaacttatttaggcttgccgtaacaaagtggttgaatacatattggcatttcagcttttcattaatTTGTTAACATTTCTCAGAACATAATagaggccagtgacacaaaatctaattttaatccattttatcttcaggctgaaacacaacaatgtggaataagtcaaggggtgtgaatacttcctgtatataccaTTTTATCAGACACTTTTATCAAGCATTTGGAATTTTagattaatttttttaaatgtatctttatttaacgaggcaaatcagttaagaacaaattcttattttacaatgacaacctcagaacagtgggttaactggtaaaggaacagtgggttaactggtaaaggaacagtgggttaactggtaaaggaacagtgggttaactggtaaaggaacagtgggttaactggtaaaggaacagtgggttaactggtaaaggaacagtgggttaactggtaaaggaacagtgggttaactggtaaaggaacagtgggttaactggtaaaggaacagtgggttaactggtaaaggaacagtgggttaactggtaaaggaacagtgggttaactggtctaggaacagtgggttaactggtctaggaacagtgggttaactggtaaaggaacagtgggttaactggtaaaggaacagtgggttaactggtaaaggaacagtgggttaactggtaaaggaacagtgggttaactggtctaggaacagtgggttaactggtaaaggaacagtgggttaactgccttgttcagtgggcagaacgacagatttttaccttgtcagctcaggcattcgatcttgcaacctttcggttactagtcccaacgctctaaccactaggttaccgcCCCACAACTCTGGTGTTGGTAGCGTcatgctctacaaactgagccacacaggaccatttGCCTTGCCGGTATATGTCTGATTTATCCATGTAACATATTAACGTAACATACCTTttatattgtcctgtaggtaaaCTGTCAAGTAGCGGCTCTAGAAAAAACGTAGACACTAAGACAAAGGTTACAAAGGTATTGTTGTTCTTCTggtttattactattattactatctaggttcccccccccccccccccccccattgtctGTTTACTTTGCCTTGATTTTCCAGGGGAGTGGCAAAGTGGTTTGTGCCAAATTTACCGCCCGGTGTCTCAACGAAGATGGTTTGAAGGACCTGATTAAACCGTTTGGGGAAGTTGTGAAAGTCATCATGTTCCCTGCTTTGGTAAGAAGACTAGGAGCTTTATTCATCCTGCCATCTATTAAAATACCTAATATATGTGTTTTCAATTCCTCTGAAATGGGTCAAAAGTCTTGCAGTGACTGAATAATAATTGAGAAAATCTTATCGTCATCATGTTGTAAGTATAGAAGTAGAATCGACCACCCATCCCATGGCCTCATTGACTACAATAGGGATATCCATTCTAGTAATAATGTTTTTACGGTTCTTGTAACGCTGCAGCTTCAGGCGTTTGTGGAGATGGGCTCAACTGACCAGGCCGCCGATATTGTGACATACTACCTCAGTAACCCAGTGATGGTGAAAGGAGGACAAGTCACCTTCTCTGTCTCGTCAACATTTAATTTCCTACAGGTACATTTTTACAAGATGAATTGACACCATTTTTTTGTTTACATTTGTTTGAAAGGGTAATTGAGGATTTTTCCtaaaacaaccacacacacaaccacacacacacacacacacacacacacacacacacacaaccacacacacacagtattattCATTGAGTTAAATAAATCAATTTACGTCCGTATAGAGTTCCCGGGTGTTGAGTTTTTCCCCGGTGCCTCCTGGTAAAGAGTCCGCCGCGTGGAAGAGAGAGTTACTGGCCGTCGCTGAAGGATTTGGACCTGTGGAGCACTCTCTATTCTTACCTACGCAGGTATTATACAGCATTTGGGGGGGGTCTTTGTTATAGTATACTACAATTTGCTTACAGTGTATTCTGTCCTCTTAGGCATTTGTGGAAATGACTAATGCACTGGATGCACAGAAGCTGGTTGGACACCATACATCCAAACACCTGAAAATAGATGAGATACATATTAAAGTGGCCTTCTCATCAGAGTATAATACACTTCGGTAAGTTGATGCGCCCCCTGTTGTGCCATTACCTTTTGTTTTGCATGCGAACATGCATTGATCATGGCTTCTGAGTTCAGACCGTCAGAACAGTGTCCCTGTTATAACCACTGTGTTAAAGGAGAAATAGTTCATTTAGACTCTTTAAAAGCCAGAaaacatggaaataaaagtgttgTCTGTAAACCTTCTTTTTTTTCATCACATCATGCAGGACCATGTCTGAGAGGAAGTCTTCAGACAGGAGCAGGAAGTCTGAAGACAGATCGAAGAGAAAGAGAACCCCAAGCCCCAGAAGGCGGTCCCTCAGCCCCAGGAGAGATTCCCCAATCTcctcaaagaggaggaggagtagagagagggatagcgaCCGTCACAAAGAACGGGCGAAATCAAACTGTGGGGGTAAAAACAGGCCAAAGTCCCCCAGCAAACAGAGCTCCAGTCGGTCCCCCAGAAGCCTTCGCTCCCATACTAAAGAGCGGGTGTCCAGTGAGAAGGTATCCCCCATTTCCTCATCCACTCGCTCACAACCTCCCACCAAGAATAAGACCCCATCCCAGTCCTCCACTGTGATGGAGAAGTCCAAAAAGGCTGTCGACACGATTGACCAGAGCAAGCAAGAAACTGCGACCCACGACAGCCAGGAGGATGGAGCCATGGAGGCCTGTGATATGGACAGTGACATCGAGGGGATGGCCGTgtatggggaggatggggaggagaactCTGACatgggagaggtgggggagggagaggaacgaGATGAACtgcaggagagtgctgaggactTAATCCAGGAGTTTAAAGACCTATGTGAGCCCAGGCAGAAAGCAACTTCTGGGACTGTAGATGATGCTCCTACAGAAGAGCTCTCAGCTACCGggtcagaacaggggaaagagctctCAGCTCCCGTgtcagaacaggggaaagagctctcagcgaccgggtcagaacaggggaaagagctctcggcgaccgggtcagaacaggggaaagagctctcagcgaccgggtcagaacaggggaaagagctctcggcgaccgggtcagaacaggggaaagagctctCGGCTACCGggtcagaacaggggaaagagTTCTCAGCTACCGggtcagaacaggggaaagagctctCGGCTACCGggtcagaacaggggaaagagTTCTCAGCGACCGggtcagaacaggggaaagagctctcagcgaccgggtcagaacaggggaaagagctctcagctaccgggtcagaacaggggaaagagctctCAGCTACCGGGACAGAACAGGGGAAAGAGTTCTCAGCGACCGggtcagaacaggggaaagagctctcagctaccgggtcagaacaggggaaagagTTCTCAGCTACCGggtcagaacaggggaaagagctctCGGCTACCGggtcagaacaggggaaagagTTCTCAGAGACCGggtcagaacaggggaaagagctctcagcgaccgggtcagaacaggggaaagagctctcagcgaccgggtcagaacaggggaaagagctctcagcgaccgggtcagaacaggggaaagagctctcagcgaccgggtcagaacaggggaaagagctctCAGCTACCGGGTCAGAACACGGGAAAGAGTTCTCAGCGACCGggtcagaacaggggaaagagctctcagcgaccgggtcagaacaggggaaagagctctcagcgaccgggtcagaacaggggaaagagctctcagcgaccgggtcagaacaggggaaagagctctcagcgaccgggtcagaacaggggaaagagaTGGATGGTGAAGACCAGAAAGGAGATATTTCATACGTTGATGATGAGGTAAAGTATATGCCGGTCTTTAACATGTAGTTCAGCTATACATAatctgtcaggtctttaacatgtagttcatctatacataatctgtcaggtctttaacatgtaGTTCAGCTATACATAatctgtcaggtctttaacatgtagttcatctatacataatctgtcaggtctttaacatgtagttcatctatacataatctgtcaggtctttaacatgtagttcatctatacataatctgtcaggtctttaacatgtaGTTCAGCTATACATAatctgtcaggtctttaacatgtagttcatctatacataatctgtcaggtctttaacatgtagttcatctatacatgatctgtcaggtctttaacatgtaGTTCGTCTATACATAatctgtcaggtctttaacatgtagttcatctatacatgatctgtcaggtctttaacatgtagttcatctatacataatctgtcaggtctttaacatgtagtcatctatacataatctgtcaggtctttaacatgtaGTTCATCGATACATGatctgtcaggtctttaacatgtagttcatctatacatgatctgtcaggtctttaacatgtagttcatctatacatgatctgtcaggtctttaacatgtagttcatctatagataatctgtcaggtctttaacatgtaGTTCGTCTATTTAATGAGTCAAATTGAAAAAAGACAAATAACATAGTTCCAAAAGTGTAAAATACAAGGTGCCATGTTTAATACGTGTTGTGTGTTTCAGTAAATCCTAAATGTTATGTTTTGATGTTTGTTCCCCTCAGCCTGATTTCCCAGAGGACCTTGAGAATCTTATTACGTTGGATGAGCTGGAGGAGGATTCCTCGGTTGATAACCAAGGTGACTTATTACTCAACACCTAGCAACTCGACCATAGATTCCATTCAAACTTCAGCATTTCTAGAGAAAGAGTAACATTGTTATGAAGGTCATTGATTGTGTGTTTATCTTACATTGCAGATAACCAGTCAACAGATGAGATCAAGAGCAGATCCAAGAGCAAAGTGAGCAAATGTATATATCTTTGTTCACCATTGTTTCTGATGTGTTCTGTGAGTCAGTACTGGTCATCTGTTTAGAATTGTTCATTCAATCTTCTAACTGGGGAAGATTGGTTTTAAGCAATATATCAGTCTAACACCATATATACGATCTGGGTTGAGGGGGTTCAATGCAGCTTTAGTTAACTATTGTCAATAAGGTTGTTACAACCACACctgtaaaatatgtttttatttcagCCCTCAGGACGTGATCAGACACCTGGTAGAGTGATCTACGTCAAAAACCTTCCCAGAGGCTTCTATACAGATAGTGACTTCCTGAAGATTGTTAAAGGCTTCGGGAGAGTGCATCGCTATTTCCTCCTTCGTAATGGTGAAGAGGTATGTTCCTCACAGAAGGAAATCTAAAATGGAGTCGATCCTCATGATGTACTACAAGTCTGATCACATTTGTTGTTTCAGtaaccctggtctctctctcatcaatctCTCAGGGCTTCATTGAGATGGAGAGGTCTTCTGATGTGACAAAGGTTTTAAGATCGCTGCGTTATGATGGCTGTAAATTATACGGCCAGAGGTTGATCGTCCTGCGGTCTCAGAAATACAAGAGACTAACAACAGGGTTGGTGTCTGCTCTGCTAAACAGACGTGTAACACACTCCGTCCCATCCCTTGTGGGAACCACTGATAATTGCTGCTTCTTTGTCTCTTCTGATAGAAAATATCCCCGTCTGATCATATTTTACGTGCAGTGATTTCTGCCTATCTATCTTAAGGTAAGCGTTTCTAAACTTTATATAAGTCTGGACTTAAAAAGGAATTCTCTTATTTTGTCAGGTGGAAACCTGAATCTGATTCTAAAAGTGATCGGAAGAAGGATCACATGAGTACTAGAAGCAGTAGCAGGATAAGGAGTGGACGGACCAGCAGTCACTCAAAGTCAGCGGCTAAGGACGAGGAGACAAAAGAGAAGGACGAGGAGACAAAAGAGAAGACGGCACGACAAGTATGCTCCGAGCCAGCCCAACACTGTGACAAGGAGGACAGAGAAGCGTCTGAAGGGGATATTGACCAATCCTCCAACGGTGAAGACCAAAAGGATGCCCctgtccctgctgctgaggaAGAGAAGGCCTGTAGCAACGAGGATAATGCAGAAACCAAGATGGAGGATAATGTGGAAACGAGACCAGATTCCATAAAGACTGGTATGGAGTCATCGTTCCAGGCCAACAACCCAGTGGGTAAGTGTTTGGATGTGATTCATGGCCTCACTGCACTCATGGTAGCTTGGTCCCAGATCTGGTATCtctttctatagcctggtcccagatctgttgtctctttctatagcctggtctcagatctggtatCTCTTTCTATAGCCCGGTCTCAGATCTGTTCtctttctatagcctggtcccagatctgttgtctccttctatagcccggtctcagatctgttctctttctatagcctggtctcagatctgttgtctttctatagcctggtctcagatctgttctctttctatagcctggtctcagatctgttgtctctttctatagcctggtcccagatctgttgtctctttctatagcctggtcccagatctgttgtctctttCTATAGCTTGGTCCCAGATCGGTTGTCtctttctatagcctggtctcagatctgttgtctctttCTATagactggtctcagatctggtgtctctttctatagcctggtctcacaTCTGTTACCtctttctatagcctggtctcagatctgtttgtgctcttgtcAACTCCATGGCATGACAATTCTATAAGGAGTAGGCAAGAGAGCACAATAAGACTGGCACCCAAGGCTACTGTCATGTCTCCTTTCAAGAAAAATAACAAAAGTACCTTTTTAGACTTCATCACTGAAACAACTATTTGAATTTGTTTGCTTTGAAAACACTACCAAGTTGTGCAGCAATGAACCGTAGTAAAGAGGCATTGTCTTTATGAAGTACAGTACTATGCTTTCTAATGTGTTTGTTACAGGAAGAGAATTCATTAAACCTGTCATTGGCTACTTCTGCAACCTGTGTCAAGTCATCTATGTCAATGAGGACGAAGCTAGGAACCAACACTGCAGCAGCCTCTGTCACTATCTGAAGTTTATGGTAAAGCACCCAGAATCCTGTTGAATCTCCTCAGAATCATCTCACTTGAGTTGTCTATGCTTCTTTACCATAAGTGTAGAAACAAGGGTTGGCCGACTGCTCTTTTATATAGTAACCCTATTACCAAATAATGTAAGTCACAGGTGCACAGGTTTGAGAAAGTAGGATCATGGAGGGGATAGATCGCGGATAT
This DNA window, taken from Oncorhynchus gorbuscha isolate QuinsamMale2020 ecotype Even-year linkage group LG13, OgorEven_v1.0, whole genome shotgun sequence, encodes the following:
- the LOC123993727 gene encoding polyadenylate-binding protein-interacting protein 2-like; this encodes MLPFSKSLNGTLLILPIDQVEEELWEEEFIEQCFQEMLEEEENEWFIPARDLPPTLGQLQDQLNLLVLSDTGIVHSLAINSNLNPEAQEFVPGLKH
- the LOC123992397 gene encoding matrin-3-like, giving the protein MSHNYSYRRPPPAKDLRASAFDSPDHLHPGDHSHNVYRSSQEAPSHSTIPSYPSSSSRASAATESPYSFSISQSDPYSSLSRSDPYSSSLSRSDQTLTLLSSCGLEPKDLSLLAEMPEELITVENLPRLLLEIRKKRATQQPPYPAMTSYPPAATSRPPTATPPPGRAWEQPDQSRSQPLDYPHPALPPSQLLPTEQAEPWQLDRHGNPMQYTRSRLEPVPVRVVDYHYGKETPRSYQTPRSTYNTAQGGSSNTWKPPNSSQPAVDYRYPPPTDYRPRPDQDVPVVTIKMATSGKTPTKKAALDFHGEIPQTSGSHTSMELNMQTDSSHFFKCILNGIAGCRPPEGKLSSSGSRKNVDTKTKVTKGSGKVVCAKFTARCLNEDGLKDLIKPFGEVVKVIMFPALLQAFVEMGSTDQAADIVTYYLSNPVMVKGGQVTFSVSSTFNFLQAFVEMTNALDAQKLVGHHTSKHLKIDEIHIKVAFSSEYNTLRTMSERKSSDRSRKSEDRSKRKRTPSPRRRSLSPRRDSPISSKRRRSRERDSDRHKERAKSNCGGKNRPKSPSKQSSSRSPRSLRSHTKERVSSEKVSPISSSTRSQPPTKNKTPSQSSTVMEKSKKAVDTIDQSKQETATHDSQEDGAMEACDMDSDIEGMAVYGEDGEENSDMGEAESNFWDCR
- the LOC123994198 gene encoding matrin-3-like, with the protein product MDGEDQKGDISYVDDEPDFPEDLENLITLDELEEDSSVDNQDNQSTDEIKSRSKSKPSGRDQTPGRVIYVKNLPRGFYTDSDFLKIVKGFGRVHRYFLLRNGEEGFIEMERSSDVTKVLRSLRYDGCKLYGQRLIVLRSQKYKRLTTGWKPESDSKSDRKKDHMSTRSSSRIRSGRTSSHSKSAAKDEETKEKDEETKEKTARQVCSEPAQHCDKEDREASEGDIDQSSNGEDQKDAPVPAAEEEKACSNEDNAETKMEDNVETRPDSIKTGMESSFQANNPVGREFIKPVIGYFCNLCQVIYVNEDEARNQHCSSLCHYLKFMEHSGEDTASS